One Misgurnus anguillicaudatus chromosome 19, ASM2758022v2, whole genome shotgun sequence genomic region harbors:
- the LOC141350908 gene encoding erythroblast NAD(P)(+)--arginine ADP-ribosyltransferase-like: protein MLTTAALILIVTSKVVLGQDDRKYFGGDIIQLDMAVNSVDDRYDGCREKMENLVRTKYLKQEICADLSGFGAAWINSTGKISESKKLKMHHLSAITVYTGLTVNRAFNHEVRTGRQKYKEKKYTWFSLHFLLTEAIQILKKKQNKCKSTYRGTSVTFNENVQNKEIRFGSFASSSLELKIAKRFGNESCFEIKTCYGADVSKYSYLPYEKEVLIPPYETFKVTEIKKKGAWCNTVFKLKSSGIKSNLNCAVASVEPKRYHNVIISD, encoded by the exons CTGCAGCTCTTATTCTCATTGTCACCAGTAAAGTTGTCCTAGGACAG GATGACAGAAAGTATTTTGGAGGAGATATTATTCAGTTGGATATGGCAGTGAATTCAGTTGATGACCGATATGATGGCTGTAGAGAGAAGATGGAAAACCTGGTGAGaacaaaatatctaaaacaaGAAATCTGTGCTGACTTATCTGGCTTTGGAGCAGCTTGGATAAACAGTACAGGAAAAATATCTGAatcaaaaaaattgaaaatgcaCCATTTAAGTGCCATCACTGTGTACACTGGTCTTACAGTAAACCGTGCATTCAATCATGAAGTTAGGACTggcagacaaaaatacaaagaaaagaAATACACATGGTTTTCGCTTCATTTTTTGTTGACAGAAGCGATACAGATTCTTaagaaaaagcaaaacaaatgtAAATCAACTTATCGTGGTACCAGTGTTACATTTAATGAGAATGTTCAGAACAAAGAGATTCGTTTTGGTTCATTTGCGTCCTCCTCTCTTGAACTTAAAATAGCAAAGCGGTTTGGAAACGAATcttgttttgaaattaaaacaTGCTATGGTGCTGATGTGTCAAAATACTCCTATTTACCTTATGAGAAAGAGGTGCTGATTCCACCGTATGAGACATTTAAAGTCACTGAAATAAAGAAGAAAGGTGCCTGGTGTAACACTGTGTTCAAACTGAAGAGCTCTGGgataaaaagtaacttaaactgTGCAGTGGCATCAGTCGAGCCCAAGAGATATCACAATGTCATTATCTCTGACTGA